In Xanthomonas sp. SI, the following are encoded in one genomic region:
- a CDS encoding DUF998 domain-containing protein has product MPTPLAPVSAPPHWPRAAGALATLLCLLFLGVALALQLLRADLHWQQATLSLYLHGPGGLLLRIVYVLLAAGIVALAAGLYAQAPPPARSAAPLLLFAVAALGLCGVAIGDSYLPQRTPLLAPLLHGLFAQTAFLCATSAMLLQSAWLRRQAPWQGRAGTLSALAVAAFVALWVHVLWRALPRGLTQKLAIVLILAWLLLVAYRLWRPAGPAQSRDNARVSPLQDTAS; this is encoded by the coding sequence ATGCCCACGCCCCTGGCCCCCGTCTCCGCGCCGCCGCATTGGCCGCGCGCCGCCGGCGCCCTCGCCACGCTGCTGTGCCTGCTGTTCCTCGGCGTGGCGCTGGCGCTGCAGCTGCTGCGCGCCGATCTGCACTGGCAGCAGGCGACGCTGAGCCTGTACCTGCACGGTCCCGGTGGGCTGCTGCTGCGGATTGTCTACGTACTGCTGGCGGCGGGCATCGTCGCGCTGGCTGCCGGCCTGTATGCGCAGGCCCCACCACCGGCACGCAGCGCCGCGCCGCTGCTGCTGTTCGCGGTCGCCGCGCTTGGCCTGTGCGGGGTGGCGATCGGCGACAGCTACCTGCCGCAGCGCACACCGTTGCTGGCGCCGTTGTTGCACGGGCTGTTCGCGCAGACCGCGTTCCTGTGCGCGACCAGCGCGATGCTGCTGCAGAGCGCCTGGCTGCGCCGGCAAGCGCCGTGGCAAGGCCGTGCCGGCACGCTGTCGGCCCTGGCGGTGGCGGCGTTCGTGGCGCTGTGGGTGCATGTGCTGTGGCGCGCGCTGCCGCGCGGGCTGACCCAGAAGCTGGCGATCGTGCTGATCCTGGCCTGGCTGCTGCTGGTCGCCTACCGGCTGTGGCGGCCTGCAGGCCCGGCGCAATCGCGCGACAATGCCCGGGTTTCCCCTCTTCAGGACACTGCCTCATGA
- a CDS encoding oxidoreductase-like domain-containing protein translates to MYDPDPATADPCPQAPQPPLPSDCCNSGCPLCVHDLYNDEVARYRQALAAWRLRHPEADPGA, encoded by the coding sequence ATGTACGATCCCGATCCCGCCACTGCCGATCCGTGCCCGCAAGCGCCGCAGCCGCCGCTGCCCAGCGATTGCTGCAACAGCGGTTGTCCGCTGTGCGTGCACGACCTGTACAACGACGAAGTGGCGCGCTATCGGCAGGCGCTGGCGGCGTGGCGGCTGCGCCATCCCGAGGCCGACCCGGGCGCGTGA
- a CDS encoding cyclopropane-fatty-acyl-phospholipid synthase family protein, with the protein MNAPHAPSSAAAALTPAAPPLRGLDRLLRQRLFATLDGLRDGQLQIEEAGAITTLGSATLGSATQADSALHAHLRIRDPRFYRQAALNGSVGVGEAYMDGLWECDDLVALVRLLVRNRERLDAMETGLARLGGMAMRGLHTLARNTRAGSRRNIAAHYDLGNPLFELFLDRNLMYSSAIFRDEDAALGDAALERAAERKLQRICAKLDLQPHHHVVEIGSGWGGFALHAAKHHGCRVTTVTISREQYELARQRVDAAGLSERVEVLLRDYRDLDGRYDRLVSIEMIEAIGHQYLDTYFGKVGSLLKDDGQALIQAITIEDHRYAQALKSVDFIKRHIFPGSFIPSVAAMTGAIARASDLRLFNLEDIGPSYALTLRAWRQRFMAKLPQVRALGYDERFIRMWEFYLAYCEGGFLERSIGDVHLWLSKPGARPAQFAPALAHDA; encoded by the coding sequence ATGAACGCTCCGCACGCGCCCTCCTCCGCCGCTGCCGCGTTGACCCCGGCCGCGCCGCCGCTGCGCGGCCTCGACCGTCTGCTACGGCAACGCCTGTTCGCCACGCTCGACGGCTTGCGCGACGGCCAGTTGCAGATCGAGGAAGCCGGTGCGATCACCACGTTGGGGAGCGCCACCCTGGGCAGCGCCACGCAGGCCGATAGCGCACTGCACGCGCACCTGCGCATCCGCGATCCGCGCTTCTACCGCCAGGCCGCGTTGAACGGCAGCGTCGGCGTCGGCGAGGCGTACATGGATGGCTTGTGGGAATGCGACGACCTGGTCGCGCTGGTGCGCCTGCTGGTACGCAACCGCGAGCGCCTGGACGCGATGGAAACCGGCCTGGCCCGTCTCGGCGGCATGGCGATGCGCGGGCTGCACACGCTGGCACGCAACACACGTGCCGGCAGCCGCCGCAACATCGCCGCGCACTACGACCTGGGCAACCCGCTGTTCGAACTGTTCCTGGACCGCAACCTGATGTATTCCTCGGCGATCTTCCGCGACGAAGACGCCGCACTCGGCGACGCTGCGCTGGAGCGCGCCGCCGAGCGCAAGCTGCAGCGCATCTGCGCCAAGCTGGACCTGCAGCCGCACCACCATGTGGTCGAGATCGGCAGCGGCTGGGGCGGTTTCGCGCTGCACGCAGCCAAGCATCATGGCTGCCGCGTCACTACCGTGACCATCTCGCGCGAGCAATACGAGCTGGCGCGCCAGCGCGTGGACGCGGCCGGCCTGTCCGAACGCGTCGAGGTGCTGTTGCGCGACTACCGCGACCTCGACGGCCGCTACGACCGGCTGGTCTCGATCGAGATGATCGAGGCGATCGGCCACCAGTACCTGGACACCTATTTCGGCAAGGTCGGCAGCCTGCTCAAGGACGACGGCCAGGCGCTGATCCAGGCCATCACCATCGAAGACCACCGCTACGCGCAGGCGCTGAAATCGGTGGATTTCATCAAGCGCCACATCTTCCCCGGCAGCTTCATTCCCTCGGTAGCGGCGATGACCGGCGCGATCGCGCGCGCCAGCGACCTGCGCCTGTTCAACCTGGAAGACATCGGCCCCAGCTACGCGCTGACCCTGCGCGCCTGGCGCCAGCGCTTCATGGCCAAGTTGCCGCAGGTGCGCGCGCTGGGTTACGACGAACGCTTCATCCGCATGTGGGAGTTCTACCTGGCCTATTGCGAGGGCGGCTTCCTGGAACGCTCGATCGGCGACGTGCACCTGTGGCTGAGCAAGCCGGGCGCGCGCCCGGCGCAGTTCGCGCCGGCGCTGGCGCACGACGCATGA
- the mprF gene encoding bifunctional lysylphosphatidylglycerol flippase/synthetase MprF, with translation MTDAAPPVSPSPSTAGWRRALPVVFSLVILALALRALATEFSTHGYAAIRHAFNQLGVGQIALTLLLGLSSYACLIGFDAVGLHRSGRKLHPMRIGVTAFLAHAVGQTLGFAALTGGAVRLRGYGRVGLSLAEIGQVVLMSTLGFVFGAWLLLALALTLEPASAALALPLGASAVRAFGIALLAGFGLMLLLAGREGRTLRWRTHELWLPDRRTALGVTALSVVELGLASAAFYVLLPNESGIEFVGFVGLYLVAVVAGLMSTVPAGLGVFEWSLLKLLPGVAPAAVLAAALIYRITYYVVPLLLSVLMAAVSGLRRPLAASAGGVRVAWGTLRPWLPQIIAMAVFAVGAALVIDGTLPTPKRRLGMAPLSIVETSHLLASLGGVVLLLIGQGLQRRSHAAWMLAIGICVLLPLPAWLRGGHASVALSSLVVAAGLWGARREFYRQGALLDEAWSWPWLRNLGLVLIATVWLLFFVYSHVEYQNELWWQFATSANAPRALRAVLLVSVAVVVFGLARLLHSTRSPLPAADAAQLDGLAPVLAVATDTQACLVLTGDKALLPDEGGQGFVMMQRYGGSLVAMGDPVGPPEVARALIWRFREEADRMGLRPVFYQVGEQHWQTYLDLGLTLVKLGEEAMVSLEDFHLEGRDRADLRQAWNRGKRSGLSFRIVPLEEIDALMPVLAEVSQQWLEEKAGEEKGFSLGSFDPAYLRRFPIAVVEAEGKVVAFANLWQAPAGHELSVDLMRHIADAPKGTMDFLFIELFLWGREQGYKRFSLGMAPLSGLAQHRLAGRWNRFGNLIVRHGERFYGFTGLRRFKSKFAPAWRTRYLAAPGGMHLPAALLDVTRLISLDPRKPD, from the coding sequence ATGACCGACGCCGCGCCCCCCGTTTCCCCGTCCCCCTCCACCGCTGGCTGGCGCCGTGCGCTGCCGGTGGTGTTCAGCCTGGTGATCCTGGCGCTGGCGCTGCGCGCGCTGGCCACCGAGTTCAGCACCCACGGCTACGCCGCGATCCGCCATGCCTTCAACCAGCTCGGCGTCGGCCAGATCGCGCTGACCCTGCTGCTGGGGCTGAGCAGCTACGCCTGCCTGATCGGCTTCGACGCGGTCGGCCTGCACCGCAGCGGGCGCAAGCTGCATCCGATGCGGATCGGCGTCACCGCGTTCCTGGCGCATGCGGTCGGGCAGACCCTGGGCTTCGCCGCGCTCACCGGCGGCGCGGTGCGCCTGCGCGGCTACGGCCGGGTCGGGCTGAGCCTGGCCGAGATCGGCCAGGTGGTGCTGATGAGCACGCTCGGCTTCGTGTTCGGCGCCTGGCTGCTGCTGGCCTTGGCGCTGACCCTGGAACCGGCCTCGGCGGCGCTGGCGCTGCCGCTCGGCGCTTCGGCGGTACGCGCGTTCGGCATCGCGCTGCTGGCCGGCTTCGGCCTGATGCTGCTGCTGGCCGGGCGCGAAGGCCGCACCCTGCGCTGGCGCACTCACGAACTGTGGCTGCCGGACCGGCGCACCGCGCTCGGCGTGACCGCGCTGAGCGTGGTCGAACTGGGCTTGGCCAGCGCCGCGTTCTACGTGTTGCTGCCGAACGAGTCGGGCATCGAGTTCGTCGGCTTCGTCGGCCTGTACCTGGTCGCGGTGGTGGCCGGGTTGATGTCCACCGTGCCGGCCGGGCTGGGCGTGTTCGAGTGGAGCCTGCTCAAGCTGCTGCCCGGCGTGGCCCCGGCCGCGGTGCTGGCCGCGGCGCTGATCTACCGCATCACCTACTACGTGGTGCCGCTGCTGCTGTCGGTGCTGATGGCCGCGGTCTCGGGCCTGCGCCGGCCGCTGGCGGCCAGCGCCGGCGGGGTGCGCGTGGCCTGGGGCACGCTGCGTCCGTGGCTGCCGCAGATCATCGCCATGGCGGTGTTCGCGGTCGGCGCGGCGCTGGTCATCGACGGCACCCTGCCGACGCCGAAGCGGCGCCTGGGCATGGCGCCGCTGTCGATCGTGGAGACCTCGCACCTGCTGGCCAGCCTCGGCGGCGTGGTACTGCTGCTGATCGGCCAGGGCCTGCAGCGGCGCAGCCATGCGGCCTGGATGCTGGCGATCGGCATCTGCGTGCTGCTGCCGCTGCCGGCCTGGCTGCGCGGCGGGCATGCCTCGGTGGCGCTGTCCTCGCTGGTGGTGGCGGCCGGGCTATGGGGCGCGCGGCGCGAGTTCTACCGTCAGGGCGCGCTGCTCGACGAGGCCTGGTCGTGGCCGTGGCTGCGCAACCTGGGGCTGGTGCTGATCGCCACGGTGTGGCTGCTGTTCTTCGTCTACAGCCACGTCGAATACCAGAACGAACTGTGGTGGCAGTTCGCCACCTCGGCCAATGCTCCGCGCGCGCTGCGCGCGGTGCTGCTGGTCAGTGTGGCGGTGGTGGTGTTCGGGCTGGCGCGCTTGCTGCACAGCACGCGCTCGCCGCTGCCGGCCGCCGACGCGGCGCAGTTGGATGGGCTGGCGCCGGTGCTGGCCGTGGCCACCGACACCCAGGCCTGCCTGGTGCTGACCGGCGACAAGGCGCTGCTGCCCGACGAAGGCGGCCAGGGCTTCGTGATGATGCAGCGCTACGGCGGCTCGCTGGTGGCGATGGGCGACCCGGTGGGACCGCCGGAAGTCGCGCGGGCGCTGATCTGGCGCTTCCGCGAGGAAGCCGACCGCATGGGCCTGCGCCCGGTGTTCTACCAGGTCGGCGAGCAGCACTGGCAGACCTACCTCGACCTGGGCCTGACCCTGGTCAAGCTGGGCGAGGAAGCGATGGTTTCGCTGGAAGACTTCCACCTGGAAGGCCGCGACCGCGCCGACCTGCGCCAGGCCTGGAACCGCGGCAAGCGCAGCGGACTGAGTTTCCGCATCGTGCCGCTGGAGGAGATCGACGCGCTGATGCCGGTGCTGGCCGAGGTCTCGCAGCAATGGCTGGAGGAAAAGGCCGGCGAAGAGAAGGGCTTCTCGCTGGGCAGCTTCGACCCGGCCTATCTGCGCCGCTTCCCGATCGCGGTGGTCGAAGCCGAGGGCAAGGTCGTGGCCTTCGCCAACCTGTGGCAGGCGCCGGCCGGACACGAACTATCGGTGGACCTGATGCGGCACATCGCCGATGCGCCGAAGGGCACCATGGATTTCCTGTTCATCGAATTGTTCCTGTGGGGCCGCGAGCAGGGCTACAAGCGCTTCTCGCTGGGCATGGCGCCGCTGTCGGGCCTGGCCCAGCACCGCCTGGCCGGACGCTGGAACCGCTTCGGCAACCTGATCGTGCGCCACGGCGAGCGCTTCTACGGCTTCACCGGCCTGCGCCGCTTCAAGTCCAAGTTCGCCCCGGCCTGGCGCACCCGCTACCTGGCCGCCCCCGGCGGCATGCACCTGCCGGCGGCGCTGCTGGACGTGACACGGCTGATCTCTCTGGATCCGCGCAAGCCCGATTGA
- a CDS encoding DUF2878 domain-containing protein, translating to MSNLANYVALQLLWLATVMGAGHGLAWAGPAALALFALYQLQPRRRARGDIALMALALLLGAGVDTALAAGGWVRYAAALPPAPWAPLWILALWAGFALTFNHSLAWVMQRPWRAALFGAVFGPLGYVLAARGWQAVTLGAPLLHAVLALALAWAAALAVLSVATRRLSATAQPAPRIAGVAP from the coding sequence ATGAGCAACCTCGCCAACTACGTCGCGTTGCAGCTGCTGTGGCTGGCGACCGTAATGGGCGCCGGGCATGGACTGGCCTGGGCCGGCCCGGCGGCGCTGGCGCTGTTCGCGCTGTACCAGTTGCAGCCGCGCCGCCGCGCGCGCGGCGATATCGCGCTGATGGCGCTGGCGCTGTTGCTCGGTGCCGGCGTCGATACCGCGCTGGCCGCGGGCGGCTGGGTGCGTTACGCCGCGGCGCTGCCGCCGGCGCCGTGGGCGCCGTTGTGGATCCTGGCGCTGTGGGCCGGCTTCGCGCTGACCTTCAACCATTCGCTGGCCTGGGTCATGCAACGCCCGTGGCGCGCGGCGCTGTTCGGCGCGGTATTCGGCCCGCTCGGCTATGTGCTGGCCGCGCGCGGCTGGCAGGCGGTGACGCTGGGCGCGCCGCTGCTGCACGCGGTGCTCGCGCTGGCGCTGGCCTGGGCCGCGGCGCTGGCCGTGCTGAGCGTGGCGACGCGACGGCTGTCGGCGACGGCGCAGCCCGCGCCCCGCATCGCCGGCGTGGCGCCATGA
- a CDS encoding DUF1295 domain-containing protein produces MNAWPLLHVGAFTALAMLAGWAWQRRSRNAGVVDVLWAACMALAAVYCAWRADGAALPRVLTAAMGGLWGARLAWHLGVRVFGDAHEDGRYRALREHWHGDQRRFLLFFLGQALVVVLFAVPLSIAAHNPLPQWSVWTTLALATWLLAVGGESLADRQLAAFRADPGNKGKTCRRGLWRYSRHPNYFFEFVHWFAYVFLAVGSGALWVAIAALGPLLMFAFLYRVTGIPYTEQQALRSRGQDYADYQRSTSAFFPLPPRQ; encoded by the coding sequence ATGAACGCCTGGCCGCTGCTGCATGTGGGTGCGTTCACCGCGCTGGCGATGCTCGCCGGCTGGGCCTGGCAGCGGCGCAGCCGCAACGCCGGCGTGGTCGATGTGCTGTGGGCGGCATGCATGGCGCTGGCCGCGGTGTACTGCGCCTGGCGTGCCGACGGCGCCGCGCTGCCACGCGTGCTGACCGCGGCGATGGGCGGGCTGTGGGGCGCGCGCCTGGCCTGGCACCTGGGCGTGCGCGTGTTCGGCGATGCGCACGAGGACGGCCGCTATCGCGCGCTGCGCGAACACTGGCACGGCGACCAGCGCCGCTTCCTGCTGTTCTTCCTCGGCCAGGCGCTGGTGGTGGTGCTGTTCGCGGTGCCGCTGTCGATCGCCGCGCACAATCCGCTGCCGCAGTGGAGCGTGTGGACCACGCTGGCGCTGGCGACCTGGCTGCTGGCGGTAGGCGGGGAAAGCCTGGCCGACCGCCAGCTGGCCGCGTTCCGCGCCGATCCGGGCAACAAGGGCAAGACCTGCCGCCGCGGCCTGTGGCGCTACTCGCGGCATCCGAATTATTTCTTCGAGTTCGTGCATTGGTTCGCCTACGTGTTCCTGGCGGTGGGCAGCGGCGCGCTGTGGGTTGCTATCGCCGCGCTGGGGCCGCTGCTGATGTTCGCGTTCCTGTACCGGGTCACCGGCATTCCCTACACCGAACAACAGGCGCTGCGCTCGCGCGGCCAGGACTACGCCGACTACCAGCGCAGCACCAGCGCCTTCTTTCCGTTGCCGCCGCGGCAATGA
- a CDS encoding cyclopropane-fatty-acyl-phospholipid synthase family protein, which produces MSSTLAPSPAPALPAEPLATRVAESGLLPDALLRAAMRKLCTQRLRDERSGGADAAWERQRAFVEALRGSAIAIETDAANRQHYELPPRFFELCLGKRLKYSSCYWDAGTQDLDAAEERMLHLYAERAQLRDRQRILELGCGWGSLTLWMAEHYPGARITAVSNSRPQREHIEAQCRARGLRNVEVITHDANTLSLPHASFDRVVSIEMFEHMRNYRELLARIGQWLVPGGRLFVHIFCHRDLAYPFEVQGEDNWMGRHFFTGGLMPAADTLLQFQDDLALERRWLLSGEHYEKTANAWLRNQDRHRAELMPVLQATYGRDAKIWWQRWRMFWMACAELFGYEQGQQWGVAHYRFVRR; this is translated from the coding sequence ATGTCCAGCACCCTCGCCCCTTCGCCTGCGCCCGCGCTGCCGGCCGAACCGTTGGCCACCCGTGTGGCCGAATCCGGCCTGCTGCCCGATGCGCTGCTGCGCGCGGCGATGCGCAAGCTGTGCACGCAGCGCCTACGCGACGAGCGCAGCGGTGGCGCCGACGCGGCCTGGGAACGCCAGCGCGCCTTCGTCGAGGCCTTGCGCGGCAGCGCCATCGCGATCGAGACCGACGCCGCCAACCGCCAGCACTACGAGCTGCCGCCGCGCTTCTTCGAGCTGTGCCTGGGCAAGCGCCTGAAGTACAGCAGTTGCTACTGGGATGCCGGCACCCAGGACCTGGACGCGGCCGAGGAACGCATGCTGCACCTGTACGCCGAACGCGCGCAGCTGCGCGACCGCCAGCGCATCCTCGAACTGGGCTGCGGCTGGGGCTCGCTGACCCTGTGGATGGCCGAACACTATCCCGGCGCGCGCATCACCGCGGTGTCCAACTCGCGGCCGCAGCGCGAGCACATCGAGGCGCAATGCCGCGCGCGCGGGCTGCGCAACGTGGAGGTGATCACCCATGACGCCAACACCCTGAGCCTGCCGCATGCGAGCTTCGACCGCGTGGTGTCGATCGAGATGTTCGAGCACATGCGCAACTACCGCGAGCTGCTGGCGCGGATCGGCCAGTGGCTGGTGCCGGGCGGCCGGCTATTCGTGCACATCTTTTGCCACCGCGACCTGGCCTACCCGTTCGAGGTGCAGGGCGAGGACAACTGGATGGGCAGGCACTTCTTCACCGGCGGGCTGATGCCGGCCGCCGACACCCTGCTGCAGTTCCAGGACGACCTGGCGCTGGAACGGCGCTGGCTGCTGTCCGGCGAACACTACGAGAAGACCGCCAACGCCTGGCTACGCAACCAGGACCGGCATCGTGCCGAACTGATGCCGGTGCTGCAGGCCACCTACGGCCGCGACGCGAAGATCTGGTGGCAGCGCTGGCGCATGTTCTGGATGGCCTGCGCGGAGCTGTTCGGCTACGAACAGGGCCAGCAGTGGGGCGTGGCGCATTACCGGTTCGTTAGGCGCTGA
- a CDS encoding 2'-5' RNA ligase family protein: protein MAHDPSSANAQFSLGFAAPAPRESLFFAVLPDPATAQRAFALGERLRAEHGLRGRALPVERLHLTLHYLGEYAGIPPRLLQQAHAAGQALAAAPFDLCFDRVASFGGRARTRPLVLLGDGEPPALRHLREALQQQLGRQGVATRADPAYVPHITLSYDEQTVPPQAVPELRCPVAALSLIRSVQGQGRYVHEATWPLSADAAGPASAGGEAIR from the coding sequence ATGGCCCACGATCCTTCTTCCGCAAACGCGCAGTTCTCGCTCGGCTTCGCGGCGCCGGCGCCGCGCGAGAGCCTGTTCTTCGCCGTGCTGCCGGACCCGGCCACCGCGCAGCGCGCCTTCGCACTGGGCGAGCGCCTGCGTGCCGAGCATGGCCTGCGCGGTCGCGCGCTGCCGGTGGAACGTCTGCACCTGACCTTGCATTACCTCGGCGAGTACGCCGGCATTCCGCCGCGGCTGCTGCAGCAGGCGCATGCCGCCGGACAGGCATTGGCGGCGGCGCCGTTCGACCTGTGTTTCGATCGGGTCGCCAGCTTCGGCGGCCGCGCCCGCACGCGGCCGCTGGTGTTGCTTGGCGACGGCGAGCCGCCCGCGTTGCGCCACCTGCGCGAGGCCCTGCAGCAGCAACTCGGGCGCCAGGGCGTGGCAACGCGCGCCGACCCGGCCTATGTCCCGCATATCACCCTGAGCTACGACGAGCAGACGGTGCCGCCGCAAGCCGTGCCGGAACTGCGCTGCCCGGTCGCCGCGCTGAGCCTGATCCGTAGCGTGCAAGGGCAGGGGCGCTATGTGCACGAGGCGACCTGGCCGCTGTCGGCGGATGCGGCCGGGCCTGCGTCCGCCGGCGGCGAGGCGATCCGATGA
- a CDS encoding RidA family protein: MIQRFDTGPRMSEMTVHNGVAYLAGQIADDTSADIAGQTRQVLAAIDELLGRAASDKSKVLRAEIYMTDLAEFAEMNKVWESWVCPGNTPARATVQAKLANPEWKIEIVITAAV; this comes from the coding sequence ATGATCCAGCGATTCGATACCGGCCCGCGCATGTCGGAAATGACCGTACACAACGGCGTGGCCTACCTGGCCGGGCAGATCGCCGACGACACCAGCGCCGACATCGCTGGCCAGACCCGTCAGGTCCTGGCGGCGATCGACGAACTGCTGGGGCGCGCCGCCAGCGACAAGAGCAAGGTGCTGCGCGCGGAGATCTACATGACCGACTTGGCCGAATTCGCCGAGATGAACAAGGTCTGGGAAAGCTGGGTCTGCCCTGGCAACACCCCGGCGCGCGCCACCGTGCAGGCCAAGCTGGCCAACCCGGAGTGGAAGATCGAGATCGTGATCACCGCTGCCGTGTGA
- a CDS encoding PA2169 family four-helix-bundle protein, translating into MSIQSKTTHSLNDLIAISRDGKEFYEEAAQKVGDAELSALFLRIAGVKSDIVSSLSAVVQAVGGKPDEHGTLVGSMQQMYGKVRATLGDTKYGYVAELEESEDRLLKAFNETIADSDTPVAARDAATKLLPEVRACHDVMRNRKLAMKNAA; encoded by the coding sequence ATGAGCATTCAGAGCAAGACCACCCACAGCCTCAACGACCTCATCGCCATCTCCCGCGACGGCAAGGAGTTCTACGAGGAAGCGGCGCAGAAGGTCGGCGATGCCGAGTTGTCCGCGCTGTTCCTGCGCATTGCCGGGGTCAAGTCCGACATCGTCAGCAGCCTGAGCGCGGTGGTCCAGGCGGTCGGCGGCAAGCCCGACGAGCACGGCACGCTGGTCGGCAGCATGCAGCAGATGTACGGCAAGGTGCGCGCGACGCTGGGCGACACCAAGTACGGCTACGTGGCCGAACTGGAAGAGTCCGAGGATCGCCTGTTGAAGGCGTTCAACGAAACCATCGCCGACAGCGATACCCCGGTCGCCGCACGCGATGCCGCCACCAAGCTGCTGCCGGAAGTGCGCGCCTGCCATGACGTGATGCGCAACCGCAAGCTGGCGATGAAGAACGCGGCGTAA
- a CDS encoding AcvB/VirJ family lysyl-phosphatidylglycerol hydrolase, protein MMRMRGGWMWGCALAGLTAAAAASAAPATTAAAPASAAPAAAVPEKLSHGRFEQVPVLLPHGEAQRVVLWFAGGKRGAASRMRQIEALRDDGAMVVVIDGAHLQAVLAKIPGTCGFSAGDVENFSRYVQAYYHVPTYRLPLLVGDGDGAALAYAVAAQAPKHLLAGLVTEDFCPVQVLDDQICGAGITAPARALQPATLPLPWLAAIDAPGKGRCTQQSDAFVQKVPQAQQFRRSASGDALPGLRAAVRSLGAQRGVSLPPTPVDLAGLPVVEVPAPAGDAAAGKGHEQVFAIFVSGDGGWAGLDQQVAGALAQAGIPVVGVDSLRYFWSERTPQGFATDLDRIYRHYSHLWQRGRVVLIGFSQGADVLPAAYNQLPPAMREQVQATALLSLGKTADYEFHVSNWISSGDDGLPIAPDVAKMPGAQTLCIYGEDDDDTLCPDLPHGGAQLVKLPGDHHFKGDYAELAKQILQRID, encoded by the coding sequence ATGATGCGAATGCGTGGCGGATGGATGTGGGGATGTGCGTTGGCCGGCCTGACCGCCGCGGCCGCCGCCTCGGCGGCGCCTGCGACGACGGCCGCAGCGCCAGCGTCAGCGGCGCCAGCGGCCGCGGTCCCGGAAAAACTCAGCCACGGCCGCTTCGAACAGGTCCCGGTGCTGCTGCCGCACGGCGAGGCGCAGCGCGTGGTGCTGTGGTTCGCCGGCGGCAAGCGCGGCGCGGCGTCGCGCATGCGCCAGATCGAGGCCTTGCGCGACGACGGCGCGATGGTGGTAGTGATCGACGGCGCACACCTGCAGGCGGTGCTGGCCAAGATCCCCGGCACCTGCGGCTTCTCCGCCGGCGACGTGGAGAACTTCTCGCGCTACGTGCAGGCCTACTACCACGTGCCGACCTACCGCCTGCCGCTGCTGGTCGGCGACGGCGACGGTGCCGCGCTGGCCTATGCGGTCGCGGCGCAGGCGCCCAAGCACCTGCTGGCCGGCCTGGTCACCGAGGATTTCTGTCCGGTGCAGGTGCTGGACGACCAGATCTGCGGCGCCGGCATCACCGCACCGGCACGTGCGCTGCAACCGGCCACGCTGCCGCTGCCATGGCTGGCGGCGATCGATGCGCCGGGCAAGGGCCGCTGCACCCAGCAGAGCGACGCGTTCGTGCAGAAGGTGCCGCAGGCGCAGCAGTTCCGCCGCAGCGCCAGCGGCGATGCGTTGCCCGGGCTACGCGCGGCAGTGCGCTCGCTCGGTGCGCAGCGCGGCGTCAGCCTGCCGCCGACGCCGGTCGACCTGGCCGGGCTGCCGGTGGTCGAGGTGCCTGCGCCCGCTGGCGACGCGGCCGCGGGCAAGGGCCATGAGCAGGTGTTCGCGATCTTCGTCTCCGGCGACGGCGGCTGGGCCGGACTCGACCAGCAGGTGGCCGGCGCGCTGGCCCAGGCCGGCATCCCGGTGGTCGGCGTGGACTCGCTGCGCTACTTCTGGAGCGAGCGCACCCCGCAGGGCTTCGCCACCGACCTGGACCGGATCTACCGCCACTACAGCCACCTGTGGCAGCGCGGACGGGTAGTGCTGATCGGCTTCTCGCAGGGCGCCGACGTGTTGCCGGCGGCCTACAACCAACTGCCGCCGGCGATGCGCGAGCAGGTGCAGGCCACCGCGCTGCTGTCGCTGGGCAAGACCGCCGACTACGAATTCCACGTCTCCAACTGGATCAGCTCCGGCGACGACGGCCTGCCGATCGCCCCGGACGTGGCGAAGATGCCGGGCGCGCAGACCCTGTGCATCTACGGCGAAGACGACGACGACACGCTGTGCCCGGACCTGCCGCACGGCGGCGCGCAGTTAGTGAAGCTGCCCGGCGACCATCACTTCAAGGGCGACTACGCGGAACTGGCCAAGCAGATTCTGCAGCGGATTGATTGA